Below is a genomic region from Paenibacillus rhizovicinus.
CGAATCCAAGTTGCCGCGATATACCGCTGATAATAATCTTCAGCGGATTGCATGAGCATGAATAACGTCACCGGCGCAAGAATGACGATCGGCGTGCCATCGACGATCAGCGTGAATCTCCCTTCCAGCAGCGCGGCCGCAGCCACGTCCGGACGCTCGGTATATTGCATTTGCGGAAATGGCGAATACGGATTATCCTCGATGAATTCTTCGATGTAACTGGAACCGAGCACGCCGTCGATCTCGATCGACGACAACCGTTTCTTTGCTTCGTCAATCAATTCTTGCTTGCAGATGCCAGTCAGATAGATTAGCGCTATGCTAGTTTTCGTTTCCTTGCCGAAATGCATCGTTTCCACCGTAAAACGATGGGTTTTCAGCCGTTTTCGAATCAAGGTGATGTTCGTTTCGAGGTCCTCGATAAACGCTTCGCGCGGACCTCGAATGACCGATTCATTCGGCGGTTCGCTGATCGAACGCTGCTTGGTCGCGCTCAATGCGAGGGTGAGCATTCGCTGCTCGCCGTCGGCCAGCAGGACGGGATTTCCTTCCAGAATGCTGCTCTCCGCTTCTTGCAGCGAATTGCAAACCGTCTGCTTCGCAACAGGCAACTGCTTGCTGTCGAACAGCATCGCATAGAGCTCTTCATTCTTCATTGACGGGGCTATGCCAGCCAGCGCTTTAAGCACATGCTCGTCCACCGCGGGCTGCTCGATCATGCCTTGAATGTAAACGAGCGTTAAGTCTAGACCGGACGGCGTCGTCAGTTTATGGTAAATGACATCCGAACTATTCGAGAACCGCTGGCGTAAATAAGCGATGCGAGAAGCAATGTCGAAGGCAGTCTCCATCTTCTCTTCGCTTGGCTGCGATTTGTAGTTAAGCACAGGGGCTTGCAGGGGAATGATTTTACGGAGCCACTTTATTCTGGACACGGCCAGTCCTCCCCAACTTCTTTCTTGCTAGTGTGCCGCCTCGATGCGGGGAATATGTATATGTTTGGAAATTGCAGCTGATAACGGTAAAACAAAGATGACCCCCGTATATACGGGAGTCATCTCCTGGCTGCTTATGATCGTAGTTCGTGCTCATAGCTCGTGGTCGCGCTCATCTGACAGCCAGCCTAAATGGAGCCGCTTCTCAGCTGCTTCAAGATCCGTTCGACTTCCCGATAAGCCTCTTCCGCGTTCTTCGCTTGGATGACATAGTTCGGCTCACCGTCATACTGCAGCGCGCTATACTGATATTTCGGATCGTAATAATGAATCAAGAGCAGCTCGATCGCCGCTTCGTACGATTCTTTGTCCAGACAGGCCTGGATCTCGTTCGCGATTGGCGAATGCAGCTTGGATTTAATGAGCTGAAACGCGCGCTTGCATGCGTCCGGATGATCCCATGGCTTGTAGTCCTCCACGATTTGCCGCACGCGTTCGTTTATCGGAAGTTCAATGAGAATCGCCGTGCCGGTCTCCTTCTTGCCCATGACCAGATCGGGGAGCATGACTTTCCCGATCCTTCTGCTTTCGGCTTCGAAGGCAATAAGAGGCTCGTGCTCATAGGCGCTCAGCGCTTCCAGCAGCAAGGCATCGAACATTTTCTGATTATTGGCATGCAGACCGATCTCGCCGAATATCGACCCGCGATGGCCGGCCATTCCTTCAAGATCGAGCACAGGGTAGCCTGCCGCGCGCAGTTTGCGCAAGATGGCCGTCTTCCCGGTTCCCGTATTCCCGTGGAGCACGACTGCGCCAGGCAAGTATTCCATGGTATCGAGCTGGCTGACGACCCATTGCCGATAGGCGCGGTAACCGCCCGTTATGCGATCGGCATCGACCCCCATCAGCGCAAGCACGGTTGCCGTCGTTTTGCTCCTCATGCCGCCCCGCCAGCAGAACACGGCCTTCTTGCCGGGAATTTCGGCGAATTGCTTGATGAAGGCCGGAAGCTTGGCCGACACGATTTCCAATCCACGCGACTTAGCTGCCTCTACGCTGACTTGCTTGTATAACGTCCCTACCTCGGCCCGTTCGGCGTCATCGAACAACGGAATGTTCAGGCTGCCCGGAATCGTGGCCAGCCGATATTCCGAAGGCGATCTGACGTCGACGGTCGTTACCGCGCCGCGCTCCTTCAGCATCCGCCATTTATCCATTGCGATTTCTTGAAACATACGTTTGCTCCTCGCTGATGTCCGTTCTGCTTATGGCCGTACGGTGATATGCCCCTTGCTGCTTGCGGATACTTCGCCGATAATCCCTGCTTCTACGCCCGCCTTGACGAGCTCCGCATATAACGCATCGGCATGCGCCTCAGCAACGGCAATCAAGAGTCCACCCGAAGTGACGGCATCGCACAAGATCCATTGATCGATCTGATCCATCGCTTCCGGGAACGTCACATGATCGCTGATATGTTTGAAATTGTTCTTGGTTCCTCCAGGCACGCAGCCAAGCTCGGCTAATTCCCTCGTCCTAGGCAGAACGGGAACCGCAGAGCGATGGATCGTGATTTCCGCTTGGCTGCCTTTCGCCATCTCCAGTGCATGGCCGAGCAAGCCGAAGCCCGTGACGTCCGTGCACGCATGCACGTCGTAGTCATTCATGATTTCGGCCGCTGTTTTATTCAAGGTCGCCATGACTTTGGTCACGCGCGCTGTTTCTTCGGGCGACAGCCGGTCTTGTTTGATCGAGGTCGTCATGATGCCGACGCCGATCGGCTTCGTCAGGATTAACCGGTCTCCTGGCTTCGCTCCCGCGTTCGTCCGAATCCGATCCGGATGAATGGTTCCCGTCACGGCCATGCCGAATTTCGGCTCTTTGTCGTCGATCGAATGGCCGCCAAGCAGCGTTACGCCGGCTTCTCTCGCTTTATCGGCAGCGCCTCTCATTATGTCGGACAAAATCGCCTTGTCCAGCGTCGCGATCGGGAAAGCCACGATGTTCAAGCCGGTCAAAGGCGTGCCGCCCATGGCATAAATGTCGCTGATCGCGTTCGCGGCGGCGATCTGTCCGAAGGCGTAAGGGTCGTCCACGATCGGCGTGAAGAAATCCACCGTTTGCACGATGGCCAACTCGTCGTTCAGCCGGTAAACGCCCGCATCGTCGCTCGTATCCAGGCCGACGAGCAAATTGGGATTTTGCTCCGCGGGGGGCAGGTTGCGGATGACCTGTTCCAGGTCCGCCGGCCCAATTTTGCAGCCGCAGCCGCCTTTGCTCGATAGCGAAGTTAATTTGACTCCTGTTTCAGCACTCATTCGTTCATCCAATCCTCTCCGAAGCATCTATGAATTGCATTCGTTGCTAGCTTAACTATGGCATAATCCTACAGGAATTCACGGTCCGAATCAAATGTATTCCTTTCAGAAACAGGCGGAGAAAGCGTTCGTTCGGCAAGCGCCCGCTAACGCCCTCATGTAGAAATTTGTCGCTGGAACCGAAGATCGAAGTCCCGCTTAAGTGCCGGCACCTCATCGGGAATTGGTTCTCAGAATAGGGTCATGTCCCTATATACGCCCGGAAATGCGAAAGGCATAATAAACTTGCGCGCAAAAAGGAAACGTTTGGATATTTTTATCGCTTTTTATTGCATGCAATGATTAGTATTTACATTTTAAGGAAAAAGAGGAGGTTTAATCACGTGGGCATATTGGACATGCAGGCAAGAATGGCAAGCATGCGCAAGAAAGTATGCATCATAATCGCATTGCTCCTGCTGGGGCTGTCCGCGATGGCTGCACGACCGGCTGCGGCGGCCTCGGTTCCTAAGCTGGCAGGCGCGTCTCCGGGAGCGAATGCGCTCGTACCGGACAGCTTTCTCGTTACCTTGACCGTCAATTCTGCCGTTCCGATCAGGCAAGTGACAGCTGAAGCAGCGGATTTGCCGGCGATCGCCTTAACGAAACAGACCGCGGCATGCAGTACCTCCTGCGAGTATCGGGGCTGGATGGACGTCGCTTCGCTTCCATGGGGGGCCTTCTCCCTCAAGCTGTCCGCGGTAGACGTGGACGGCGCTGCGAGCGCCCCGCTCGTCCTCGCGCTCAAACATAACAATGCGCCGAAATTGGAACTGGATGCCCCGCTGCCCTATGACGTAGCCGATCCGAACATGGCGGTTCATATCCAAT
It encodes:
- a CDS encoding spore germination protein, whose protein sequence is MSRIKWLRKIIPLQAPVLNYKSQPSEEKMETAFDIASRIAYLRQRFSNSSDVIYHKLTTPSGLDLTLVYIQGMIEQPAVDEHVLKALAGIAPSMKNEELYAMLFDSKQLPVAKQTVCNSLQEAESSILEGNPVLLADGEQRMLTLALSATKQRSISEPPNESVIRGPREAFIEDLETNITLIRKRLKTHRFTVETMHFGKETKTSIALIYLTGICKQELIDEAKKRLSSIEIDGVLGSSYIEEFIEDNPYSPFPQMQYTERPDVAAAALLEGRFTLIVDGTPIVILAPVTLFMLMQSAEDYYQRYIAATWIRFIRYIFLLISISLPSFYIAITTFHPDIIPERLLVTVAAARENVPFPALLEAFVMELSFEALREASLRIPKVIGQAVSIIGALIIGTAAVQAGIVSASMVIIVSMTGIASFIIPHYDLGLAFRLIRFPLMLLAGLFGLFGIACGMILLYFHLIELRSFGLPYLEPLTPRNKSDLKDVFVRTPWWAMRSNPSFSGAYKNGKRSGGRNWDVKDEEEE
- the mnmH gene encoding tRNA 2-selenouridine(34) synthase MnmH, yielding MFQEIAMDKWRMLKERGAVTTVDVRSPSEYRLATIPGSLNIPLFDDAERAEVGTLYKQVSVEAAKSRGLEIVSAKLPAFIKQFAEIPGKKAVFCWRGGMRSKTTATVLALMGVDADRITGGYRAYRQWVVSQLDTMEYLPGAVVLHGNTGTGKTAILRKLRAAGYPVLDLEGMAGHRGSIFGEIGLHANNQKMFDALLLEALSAYEHEPLIAFEAESRRIGKVMLPDLVMGKKETGTAILIELPINERVRQIVEDYKPWDHPDACKRAFQLIKSKLHSPIANEIQACLDKESYEAAIELLLIHYYDPKYQYSALQYDGEPNYVIQAKNAEEAYREVERILKQLRSGSI
- the selD gene encoding selenide, water dikinase SelD, whose product is MSAETGVKLTSLSSKGGCGCKIGPADLEQVIRNLPPAEQNPNLLVGLDTSDDAGVYRLNDELAIVQTVDFFTPIVDDPYAFGQIAAANAISDIYAMGGTPLTGLNIVAFPIATLDKAILSDIMRGAADKAREAGVTLLGGHSIDDKEPKFGMAVTGTIHPDRIRTNAGAKPGDRLILTKPIGVGIMTTSIKQDRLSPEETARVTKVMATLNKTAAEIMNDYDVHACTDVTGFGLLGHALEMAKGSQAEITIHRSAVPVLPRTRELAELGCVPGGTKNNFKHISDHVTFPEAMDQIDQWILCDAVTSGGLLIAVAEAHADALYAELVKAGVEAGIIGEVSASSKGHITVRP